The genomic window GGGTCGTGGCTCAGATCCGGAGTGAGCGCGGCACGGGCGCCTGAGGCATGCTGGTGTGAGGCACGTTCGCGTACGCCAGTAGGGAGGCCGTCATGGCATCCACTCACGCCCCGCACGCAGAGCATGACAAGAACGCCTTCCGTGTCGTCCTGGACGAGCACCTGCCCGTCGACCACCGGCTGAGCCAGGTCTACCGGGTCGGTGCCGGGCTCATGGGCCTGGTGCTGCTGGCCTTCGGGATCCTCGGACTGACCCGCAACATCGGCTTCTTCGACACCGGCAACAACGCGGTCGCGGGCCTCAACTCCAACGGCACGCTGAGCGTTCTCTCCATCTGCATCGGGCTGCTGCTGTTCGCCGGGATGATCATCGGCGGCAACTTCGCCTCGACGCTCAACATGGTGCTCGGTGTCCTCTTCATCCTCAGCGGGTTCGTGAACCTCGGGTTGCTGGACACCCAGTCGAACTTCCTCAACTTCCGGATCCAGAACGTGATCTTCAGCTTCGTCGTCGGCATCATGCTGATGTGGTTCGGGATGTACGGCAGGGTCGGCAGCGCGCTCCCGCACGACAATCCGTACTGGAAGGCG from Streptomyces formicae includes these protein-coding regions:
- a CDS encoding DUF4383 domain-containing protein, which produces MASTHAPHAEHDKNAFRVVLDEHLPVDHRLSQVYRVGAGLMGLVLLAFGILGLTRNIGFFDTGNNAVAGLNSNGTLSVLSICIGLLLFAGMIIGGNFASTLNMVLGVLFILSGFVNLGLLDTQSNFLNFRIQNVIFSFVVGIMLMWFGMYGRVGSALPHDNPYWKARHPNEAAAEAQARRV